Genomic DNA from Bombus affinis isolate iyBomAffi1 chromosome 8, iyBomAffi1.2, whole genome shotgun sequence:
TCGTTGCAAAAGTGCTTCTGGGATGGAGCAGAGATTTGCTTAAACGTAAAGAAATTATCTACAAATACGATCTACGGTCCGTATACGGGATATACAGTCTGTGCGAAAGCTATTTACATAATTCTTCCCTGTTAACATAGGTACGTATATTTACAAGTTGATCAATTTATTGTTGTCATTGGATATGATAGAAAATCAGACGATTTTGAGATGACTTGATGGACCATGATACAGAAATTGAGTGATGAGAGAAAGATGATCTAGAGAGATGATTAGATGTAAAAATATAAGTCATAATTTGTAATACAAATTCCCATCTCAATTTTGAATCTCGTATTTAGTAGATATCTAAAATTGAAAACTGTTAAAGATAAAACATTGTAGCTAAATAGCATCTTGCTGTTAAGGAACTACTATTATATACCATATTTGTAAGAATGGTACATACAAGTTATTCGAACAACGAATTATAAACCATCGGCAAATTtacttttaaatttcccatcACTAGTGAATCTTCATCTTCTCACCACTCACCTTCACATAACGATACCAGATCACCATACAATTCTACAAATATCACCCATCGTTATGAAATATCCACCTACAACATCCATCTGTTTCAAAAACTCACTTCTTTCATCACTAAACTTCCTCATAAATACTCAAAGATTACGATTCTCACCACGAATCTACAATTAGTCCCGCGTTCACAGTTCACTTCGTAGCTTTCACTACCTGCCGGAAGAGCTGAGTCCTCCTCGATGAGAGGGTACCGTAAACGCTCTTAGTCCAACACCGACTCCGATTCCAACTCCGCTATTCAGAGGACTTTGCACTTGTCCACTCAAGTTGATGGACGAATTGACCAATCCAAGAGCGTCTCCGAGTACCGACGACGAGGCGCTGGACGTAGGACTATCCGTCGTTGGCCTAACTCTAGGCGGCCTGGCGCATTTCTCCAAATGATGGTGGTGAGATCTAACTGCCAATCGACTAACGTGCACTGGAATCGGCACGACGATCCTGGTACCATTTCCAGAATGTTGTCCAGCTACTCCATTATGTCTATTGGATGTACCAGCAGTGGCCATATTGCTTGCACTAGACCCAACGCCTCCGCCGCTCAATCCTGCTTTCACCCTTTTCCATTTAGCTCTCCGATTTTGGAACCAGATCTTCACCTGGACCTCTGATAATTTTAGAGCGTGAGCGATATGCGATCTTTCGGTTAGACTGAGATATTTCTTCGCGTGAAATTCTCGCTCGAGTTCTAGGAGTTGTTCAGAAGTGAAGGCTGTTCGTCTGCGTCTGGCTTTGTTGTTACTGGATCCGCTTGTTGACGTGCTTTGGCCGTTTTCTAAGGATCCCCCGGGACTAACGTTGCTGGATGCGTTGCTTGACATCGTGTCGGTCGCATCGTGGCCCTCACCAGCGACGCTCAATCCTCCACCCTCGTCCTCGCTGTCCGCCGAAGCGCGACCATTTTCTGAACCTGGAACCAACGCGGATTATGAATGAAGAATGTTTTTAGGAAGAGGGTTTAGTGAATGGTGATTAGTTTCAGGTTGATCAAAGAACtacgaatatttataattcGTACTTTTATGAATACAGTTAAAGAAATAAgatatagaaatttatttcgtctactaaatattacaacgagtactataattagaatattttacGTGAGTTTGCATATTGTGTGCATATGCAGTTTTGCATTTTACAAATTTCCCAATATAAATCTGCAGCCTACTAATCAGAAGAGActgaatataatatacaaaattattccCATAAAAATTAGTACAACAAAGTTGAATATATTGTGCAACAAGCAttcttatattttatgttttataattgatcttcgaatttttattgaGTTGAGGTATCAGTGTgtgtattttgaaaaatttttttatttctcccTTGGCGATTTTAAGGTCACTCAATGCAATTTTCATTTGACcattttaaataaagattactTTCGATAGGTCGTTATTTTGTTGAATTCCAGGTCAGTGAGTAGTTAGACTATTGCACAGAGACTCACGGGAAACTAATTAACAGTAATATAGTTTAAGAAGAAGATTTAATATGCGAGACATGCAACTCGTTCGATCAGAAAGCGTATGTCTCTCGATCGAAGTCTCACCCGTTACCTTTGTTATTTTCCACGTGTTCTATTCTCTTTCCTTGTGTCTTTTTACCAGCCAGCTAAGCACTTTACTTACTGTAAATGACGTTACaaactatattattttataatttcactGCATTTTATACACTTCAGTAGCCATATGGATACAACATTGAAAGAACTCGAGCGAAAAGTTTCCTTTGAAAATGGTTATAGCGAAGTGAGGAATTCTAGGAAGAAGCGTGGTTACATTGAAGTTGACAGAAGTTCAACCGGGTGCTATAGATTATTCAGAATCTTTAGTCATCATAGCTGTTTATGGAAATTATGAATTAAAGTACTTAACAATACCGTGAAACACGATCGATATACGGAACTTGAAAGATATTAGTAACataaaaggaaaataggaatcaTTCTACGATTTGTAGAAAACTAGATCTTGTCTTAGTAGATTACTTATGGTAGAAAAagattatttataattacataaaagcattctaaaaatgtttaaaaatggTCAATAAACGAAAAATATAGAGTAATCTTATGTGATctttaaaaaattctaaaatattcaCCAAGCTCTACTCAAAGTAAACTCGTTTGTTTTCTAAACCTTTTCCGATGcgaattatatgaaactatataaTATAACTGTAATATAACATAATCAACTTTCATCTTgtattacaataattttaaaCGCTTTTAATCATAAACAGTTCTTCCAAGCATATGGAAGATACAAACGTGAAGAGCGCGATCATCAATTTagtcaatattttaatattgtcAGCAACATTTTGAGTAGTATGAAAAAATACATGTCTTTAGTcccaaaatcaaataaaaaggcGATTTTCGCAACATACATGATCAATGTACAaaagtttttaaatttttctccaataaaaaaatgaaaaatctatCTTATCGTACTCTTCTTCTGTAATCTTCAACtataaattaatagaaatcgcGAAATTATCTTGCAAATTATTCTTCTAAAAGTACGATAAACATATCAGAATTAATGACCGCATAAATGTCTTTTTAACAACTACCTACGTGTCGTCAAGATTATAGCTTCCGTCTTATATTCATTTTCGTGTTTACGGCCGTAGGACGCGACGCGTAGTACGAAGCGGAACACAAAGTTCCGCGGCTAAGTTAACGCAGCTGGAGTTTGATGCACCCGCGTGTTTATTAATTCAAAGAGTTTCGATTGAATGGGCCATACGCttccgcgaacgagagacgagtCCGCGATATTCTCTGGCAAGTACAACGAACAAACGTTCGGGCGTTGTCCTCTCATGGTCTTTACATTTTATACGATAGGAGAATCGAGCTGATCGATCGTTCAAACAATACCGTTACATCTCTATTCTGCACTATTTCTTCGCTATTAAGGTTGGATAGAGCAATTGTTCGATACCGGGACGGGCGAAGTTTTTGGTTCTCGAAGACGTTTAAGAATCGAGGAATCGACTTTTAACCTATTGGTTGCGACACGGCCGCGAATCCTGTTATTTAAGTGACTCTAAATGTCTATCGCAGCGGGGGAAATATATTCTAGAGGCGTAAATGGAGCttcgatattttatttacgGAGTTTTCTGTTTTGCTTTCTATTCTAGTTTCAACTTTTCTTGGTATGAAAGGCACAGAACCGTTTCAATATTACTAATACAACAAATCGTGTTCTTAGCTCTTGTATTCTATGTTTTTAACAAACTGAAAACGCAGGTTTATTAAAAAACATTTTATGTTGATGATACATTTTTCGGCGTGTAACAATAGCAAAACAGAAGTGGTACAAAAATTGTACCGTTGTGTCTGGAAGAGTTGAAACATTTCTGGAAAAAGATTTAGTTAAACAACTGAGTTTAGGTTGCTATTACGAAAAGCAGAGATGTGTCATAAACTTTTCTTTATTGTATTATTTCCTTTAATATCCTATGATTATTATTGCGATACTTTTTACGTCATTTTACTTCCCTAAACATTATTCTTTTGTAACTAttctttgaataataatttcgagaatatatataatgttttcACCATTGACTTGAACACCAGCTACGAAAAATCATATAAAGTCTTCaaattaatacaaaataaaagaggaaataaagaatataaattctATAGAGTTTCACGACATCAAACAGATATGTATACAGATTTGGTATTGAAGAATTTAATAACACGATAACTGCTATAGCACGATCAGGGTCTTCTTCAGCAAATTGCAAGATTTTTATTATTCCTTGCGATTATGAGGAAGATATGCAGTATAGTGTATTCTGTATGCCCGCTTGAGTGCAGTGTTCACTAAGATACTGGCGATCCGCCAGATCGGAGTTCGATCCGGTTTCTACACCCGTCGGAATGGCGCTATACAACTATACATCTTCATGATATATTCTTCTTCAGTGAATGTTTTGAAAAATAGAAACAGATATACATATTTCCTGAATAGGTCTTTTTACAGTCGTACGTGGAAACTGTCATATTTTACCCTGACGTATAGAAAATTATCTTTTCTGTATTCCAGTGAGAACAAGTGAAACTCATACGAATATTATAACAACCCGTATAATCTGGTTCAACAAAGTATAATCTTCTTCGTCGTATGATCGTTAAGTAATCATTTCGAGTTTCATGACAAAGAAAGCATTGAGCTATTATCTTATGACGTTACATTCGCAGTATTTACGGCTTGAAATAGAATTAATTATGTAATAGGATACCTTTTTTGTATAGTTATATCGATAACTTTATTGTGTCAAAAGTTGAACATTTCTTGTTAACTCATTACTAttgttactttttattttttttctcaaTAACTTTTCGTTCGTAAAATATTTCT
This window encodes:
- the LOC126919914 gene encoding homeobox protein GBX-2, with amino-acid sequence MDSNVEETELDVGSASDELESSIGESKLPRRPTPKPFTIESLIGNCGTQKGSCEPGTQGEKTNENEEDSDRDREYLYQRHYLATAAASALPPGFGVPLGLYGAWLPMRMYGSGGASGVPMLPAHTSASYPSHQDLYQNRLSQHLGSGTNHLQGAAYPTACQRGLNHRGSTSFTDSEDDGSIDSPASPAHDLSKSRHGSENGRASADSEDEGGGLSVAGEGHDATDTMSSNASSNVSPGGSLENGQSTSTSGSSNNKARRRRTAFTSEQLLELEREFHAKKYLSLTERSHIAHALKLSEVQVKIWFQNRRAKWKRVKAGLSGGGVGSSASNMATAGTSNRHNGVAGQHSGNGTRIVVPIPVHVSRLAVRSHHHHLEKCARPPRVRPTTDSPTSSASSSVLGDALGLVNSSINLSGQVQSPLNSGVGIGVGVGLRAFTVPSHRGGLSSSGR